Proteins co-encoded in one Methanosarcinales archaeon Met12 genomic window:
- a CDS encoding adenosylhomocysteinase — protein MKSKSPSAEEGRLRIEWAKKHMPVLGRIRKQFEAELPLEGHTIGMALHVEAKTAVLVETLAAGGAEVAITGCNPLSTQDDVALALRQKDVPCYAKHDCNTREYYRAIDAVLDNKPDITIDDGADLIFRLHTDRKELLPDIIGACEETTTGVRRLKAMQADDALKFPVIAVNDAKTKFLFDNRYGTGQSTWDGIIRTTNLLVAGKNVVVAGYGWCGKGVAMRADGHGANVIITEVDPIRALEAKMDGYRVMPMIQAAKIGDFFITTTGNKDAIIKEHFKLMKDGTILVNAGHFNVEIDMAQLSKIAKSVRRVRANIEEYDLDEKRLYVLGGGRLVNLAAGDGHPVEVMDMSFANQALCVRYIVEYGKDLQNKVYGVPEDIDEQVAHLKLESMGIQIDRMSAEQIEYMSGWKHGTE, from the coding sequence ATGAAAAGTAAATCTCCATCAGCAGAAGAGGGTCGCCTCAGAATCGAGTGGGCAAAAAAACATATGCCCGTCTTAGGGCGCATACGAAAACAGTTTGAAGCAGAGCTCCCGCTTGAGGGGCATACGATTGGAATGGCGCTTCATGTCGAAGCCAAAACCGCTGTGTTAGTAGAGACTCTGGCGGCAGGTGGCGCAGAGGTCGCAATCACGGGTTGCAATCCATTAAGCACGCAGGATGATGTGGCACTTGCATTGCGTCAGAAGGATGTACCATGCTATGCAAAACACGACTGTAACACCAGAGAATACTATCGGGCAATCGACGCTGTTCTGGATAATAAACCAGATATTACGATAGACGATGGCGCTGACCTGATATTCAGGCTCCATACTGACCGCAAGGAACTGCTCCCAGACATCATTGGGGCATGTGAGGAGACCACCACAGGCGTCCGTCGCTTAAAGGCTATGCAGGCTGATGATGCGCTTAAATTTCCAGTGATAGCTGTCAACGATGCTAAAACCAAGTTTCTTTTTGATAACCGATATGGCACCGGGCAATCGACATGGGACGGAATAATCAGGACGACGAACCTGCTGGTAGCTGGAAAGAATGTCGTGGTCGCAGGTTATGGGTGGTGCGGTAAAGGCGTTGCGATGAGAGCGGATGGCCATGGCGCAAACGTGATAATAACCGAGGTCGATCCGATTCGAGCCTTGGAAGCAAAAATGGACGGCTATAGGGTAATGCCAATGATTCAAGCCGCGAAGATCGGTGACTTTTTCATCACTACCACCGGCAACAAAGATGCCATCATAAAGGAGCATTTTAAGCTTATGAAGGATGGCACAATACTGGTAAACGCCGGTCATTTTAACGTGGAGATTGATATGGCTCAACTCAGCAAGATTGCAAAGAGCGTCAGAAGAGTTAGAGCCAATATTGAAGAGTATGATTTGGATGAGAAGAGACTTTATGTCCTGGGAGGGGGGCGGCTTGTTAATCTGGCAGCAGGTGATGGGCATCCTGTCGAGGTTATGGACATGAGCTTCGCAAACCAGGCTTTATGTGTCAGATATATCGTGGAGTATGGAAAAGACCTCCAAAACAAGGTATACGGCGTCCCTGAAGACATCGATGAGCAGGTGGCGCACCTGAAATTGGAATCAATGGGGATTCAGATTGACCGAATGAGCGCCGAGCAAATAGAATATATGTCTGGATGGAAACATGGAACTGAGTAA
- a CDS encoding site-specific DNA-methyltransferase produces MEVNKVYLGDCIEIMRTLPDKSIDLVFADPPFNIGIKYDVHNDNMSYEEYYNWSEKWIKETYRLLKNNGTIYIAIGDEFAAEINVILKRTGFYFRNWIIWYYTFGQNQRKKFNRAHTHILYFTKDKERFTFNDKNIRIPSARQLIYKDRRANPIGKIPDDVWQFSRVCGTFKERIGKHPCQMPEDLLELIIKTSSKEGDLVLDPFGGTGTTAAVAKRLKRNFITMEISKEYYNVILKRLSGKFAEIKRNKQVEPEKQKTLFEIV; encoded by the coding sequence ATGGAAGTAAACAAAGTATATTTGGGCGATTGTATAGAAATTATGAGAACATTACCAGATAAGTCTATAGATTTAGTATTTGCAGATCCGCCTTTCAATATAGGGATAAAATACGATGTTCATAATGACAACATGTCTTATGAAGAGTACTATAACTGGTCAGAAAAATGGATAAAAGAAACTTATAGATTACTTAAAAACAATGGGACAATATACATTGCAATTGGTGATGAATTCGCAGCAGAGATAAATGTAATTTTAAAAAGGACAGGCTTCTATTTTAGAAATTGGATTATCTGGTACTACACTTTTGGGCAAAATCAGAGAAAAAAATTTAATCGTGCGCATACTCATATTCTATATTTCACTAAAGACAAAGAACGATTTACATTTAATGATAAAAATATAAGAATTCCTTCTGCGAGGCAACTTATTTATAAAGATAGACGGGCAAATCCAATTGGAAAAATCCCTGATGATGTTTGGCAATTTTCAAGGGTTTGTGGCACTTTTAAAGAACGGATAGGAAAGCATCCCTGTCAGATGCCTGAAGATTTGTTAGAGCTAATAATAAAAACAAGTTCTAAAGAAGGCGATTTAGTTTTAGACCCTTTCGGTGGTACGGGAACAACTGCTGCAGTAGCCAAAAGACTAAAACGAAATTTTATTACAATGGAAATATCAAAGGAATATTATAATGTTATATTAAAAAGATTAAGTGGTAAATTTGCAGAGATAAAAAGGAATAAACAAGTTGAGCCAGAAAAACAAAAAACATTATTTGAAATTGTATGA
- a CDS encoding Mov34/MPN/PAD-1 family protein: protein MKIFQKRIKGIAKDTLQFILESCKSTHPNEFVGLLQAREDIITDVIILPGTISSEVSAVMMLYMMPLTLDSVGSVHSHPSSNIIPSTDDLVMFERGNNYNIIAGHPYTGQSWACYNSAGKRIELPVLDIEIEDDISILDED, encoded by the coding sequence ATGAAGATATTTCAGAAACGCATTAAGGGGATAGCAAAGGACACTCTGCAATTTATACTTGAATCGTGCAAGTCCACACACCCAAATGAATTTGTCGGATTGCTGCAGGCAAGAGAAGATATCATCACTGATGTGATCATATTACCGGGCACCATCTCATCAGAGGTCAGCGCAGTTATGATGCTATACATGATGCCTTTAACTCTAGATAGTGTGGGGTCTGTTCACAGCCACCCATCTTCAAACATAATCCCTTCAACGGATGATCTGGTGATGTTCGAGCGTGGGAACAATTATAATATTATCGCAGGACACCCATACACTGGACAGAGCTGGGCATGCTACAACTCTGCTGGAAAAAGAATAGAATTGCCGGTATTGGATATTGAAATCGAGGATGACATATCGATTTTAGATGAGGATTGA
- a CDS encoding FAD synthase — protein sequence MIKVLATGTFEILHPGHLTYLKKAKELGDELIVIVARDSNIKHKRKPMIPEKQRLEMVKSLKPVDKAILGSETDIFAPLKDIKPDIIALGHDQHFDVDMLVTQLRHRGIMAAVVRIGEFNSCKLCSSGGIMEEVRRRFVDKS from the coding sequence ATGATAAAAGTGCTTGCAACTGGAACCTTTGAGATATTGCACCCCGGCCACCTTACATATCTCAAAAAGGCAAAGGAACTCGGGGATGAGTTAATTGTCATCGTTGCCAGAGACTCGAATATTAAACATAAACGAAAGCCAATGATCCCCGAGAAACAGCGATTGGAGATGGTGAAATCGCTCAAACCGGTTGATAAAGCAATTCTTGGCAGTGAGACCGACATCTTCGCGCCACTGAAGGATATAAAACCTGACATCATCGCGCTGGGACATGATCAACATTTTGACGTTGATATGCTGGTAACACAATTGCGCCACAGAGGTATAATGGCGGCAGTGGTGCGCATAGGGGAATTTAATTCGTGCAAACTATGCAGCAGTGGCGGGATTATGGAAGAGGTCCGTAGAAGATTTGTGGATAAATCTTGA
- a CDS encoding type II toxin-antitoxin system HicB family antitoxin, with amino-acid sequence MGSHKYTIEIFYSEEDGGHIAIAPELPGCSAFGETEEEALKEIRVAIDLWLETAKKENREIPKSMGKEFLKSIVDKVSQGLPSN; translated from the coding sequence ATGGGGAGTCATAAATACACCATAGAGATATTTTATAGCGAGGAAGATGGAGGCCATATTGCAATAGCTCCAGAACTTCCCGGCTGTTCAGCTTTTGGAGAGACTGAAGAAGAAGCGTTAAAAGAAATTAGAGTAGCTATTGATCTATGGTTGGAGACTGCTAAAAAAGAGAATAGAGAAATTCCAAAATCCATGGGAAAGGAATTTTTAAAGAGTATCGTTGATAAAGTATCTCAAGGGTTGCCAAGCAATTAA
- a CDS encoding type II toxin-antitoxin system HicA family toxin: MDKKGIYKELKENPKNVRFEELCRAAELFGFNFKGGKGSHRILVRNGIREMLNLQNVKGRAKPYQVRQFIKIIEKYNLVEE, encoded by the coding sequence ATGGACAAGAAAGGAATATACAAAGAGCTCAAAGAAAATCCAAAAAATGTCAGATTTGAGGAGCTTTGCAGGGCAGCAGAATTATTTGGCTTTAATTTTAAAGGTGGTAAAGGCAGCCACAGGATACTTGTAAGGAATGGAATAAGGGAGATGTTAAACCTTCAGAATGTTAAAGGGAGGGCAAAACCTTATCAAGTCAGGCAATTCATAAAGATTATTGAGAAATATAACTTAGTAGAGGAATAG